A single window of Aspergillus flavus chromosome 4, complete sequence DNA harbors:
- a CDS encoding P-loop containing nucleoside triphosphate hydrolase protein: MTSIPLFAKYSLNSYNGNGSCIDGSVDDGDFGPVSKQCGDAFDLTLRFEQSFLSIAPSAIFLLIFAFRIWYLLRHRTRKARRNTIWALKLIMNVVLGAVQLALVVLWSQRTSSVSLAASVLALADSLALCLLSDAEHIGTPRTSTVINVYLFFSTMFDAVQCRTLWLLQRQGPLPTLFSVMIAVKAIVLFLEAQGKNSILVPSFKDLAPEATSGVFNRVSFWWLNPLLVRGFRVKMKLDDLFTMSPEFSGERLGPQMEQAWSKCRKTRRLALLCATCKAIRWPLISAILPRLCLIGFKFAQPFLLNRAVNYVAELQANPSNVHKGIGYGLIGSAALIYLGLAFCNGSYRHHTYRAITMIRGSLVVIIFRKTLALDCGNNSDNSASVTLMSTDIDGIASAFDSVHDIWACPIEIALGLWLLERHVGVACIAPALTALVFFLASLYLARFMGRGRREWNQAVQKRITHTSSFLSLMKEVKMLGLTDAVSTRIQRLRAIELDLSKKFRVMTAWTSFLSHATPVLSPILTFGLYAVVQGTGIGQKLDVGAAFGSLSLISLLTEPASNLFHAIPTFASGLGCFERIQEFLLTQGLDCNDASSLGPIEIAAVSDQSSIESPSDTSRVALSATGKDTEKDHHGILVDLQNASFGAKENGRAILSCINLQIKQSSLTVITGKVGCGKSTLLKGMLGEIPCSQGLVRRYFKDVAYCDQVPWLRNITIRQNIIGDSSYSFNEKLYDSVIEACALKTDFSQLPEGDQTIVGSNGVTLSGGQKQRITLARALYSAKRLMVFDNVFSGLDSTTANRIFDKVFSPGGLKDILGITVIIVSHSVRHIQAADSVIVIEDGIPVHCDTFDELQKGSNRYIAQLLDHAEQPCTAEPSSDLEPVKKPIRPPMDHIIRRNKEVDATRQSGDTAVYAYYLRAVGWRDSIFLLILGAVSVFCDKFPTVWLEWWVQDSHTRSGNNGFYFGIYIMFGVSSLILVILTVRHMFVQIVPSSSQRLHRRLLDIVMKAPLSLSLVTDIGVTLNRFSQDMTLIDMALPPAVFLTLIGVLNCIGGAVMVIIGAKYLAIMVPVALVILYCLQKFYLRTSRQLRFLDLEAKSPLYTHFLETLNGLTTIRAFGWVSTFEESNIALLAESQRPYYLLYCIQRWLNLVLDIFVGALAVLLLTFAVTLSDITSPGALGVAMINLLNFNQDLASLIDSWTRMETSLGAISRLRDLENNTPQPIHNKHSNQWSFQRSLDFKQVSASYGPEKPLVLSNVSLRIEHGKTVAICGRTGSGKSSLLLCLLGLLDLRSGSICIDEIDISTISPDQIHDRVIVIPQNMPLLPGSVRFNLTPNSDIDGATSRQPDDIMISALTAVGLWENIQEKGGLDIVESDLSLSSGQQQLFSFARALVQKTLVETRYGTQTHGGIVVLDEANSNVDMETSLLMQNLIKEEFAGCGWTTLVVTHRRETMDFADEVIVLDAGCVGDPVNG, translated from the exons ATGACGTCGATTCCACTGTTTGCGAAGTACTCTTTGAACTCCTATAACGGCAATGGCTCATGTATTGACGGATCGGTGGATGATGGCGACTTTGGTCCTGTGAGCAAGCAGTGTGGCGATGCCTTTGACCTGACCCTGCGTTTCGAACAAAGCTTCCTGTCCATCGCACCATCAGCAATCTTTCTCCTCATATTTGCTTTTCGAATTTGGTATCTATTGCGACATAGGACCAGAAAAGCCAGAAGGAACACAATATGGGCGCTGAAGTTG ATTATGAATGTGGTGCTGGGAGCAGTCCAATTAGCTCTTGTGGTTCTTTGGAGCCAACGCACGTCCTCAGTTTCGCTGGCTGCATCAGTCCTCGCATTGGCCGATTCACTTGCCTTGTGCTTGCTCTCAGATGCTGAACACATAGGAACTCCTAGAACGTCGACCGTCATCAATGTCTacctcttcttttccaccatGTTTGATGCAGTTCAGTGCAGAACCTTATGGCTTTTGCAGAGGCAAGGCCCATTGCCTACCTTGTTCTCTGTTATGATTGCCGTGAAAGCGATAGTTTTGTTTCTTGAAGCGCAAGGGAAAAACTCCATTTTAGTGCCGAGCTTCAAAGACCTGGCTCCCGAAGCCACAAGTGGGGTCTTTAACAGGGTTTCGTTTTGGTGGTTGAATCCCCTCCTTGTTCGTGGGTTCCGAGTCAAGATGAAACTGGATGATCTGTTCACCATGAGTCCAGAATTCTCAGGTGAGAGATTAGGGCCTCAGATGGAACAAGCCTGGAGCAAAT GCAGAAAAACAAGGCGCCTTGCGCTACTCTGTGCAACTTGCAAAGCTATAAGATGGCCCTTGATATCTGCTATTCTCCCTAGATTATGCTTAATTGGCTTCAAGTTTGCCCAGCCATTTCTCTTGAATAGGGCGGTAAATTATGTGGCTGAGTTGCAGGCTAACCCTAGCAATGTGCACAAGGGCATTGGCTACGGGCTCATAGGAAGTGCAGCTTTGATATACCTTGGCCTTGCG TTCTGCAACGGATCGTATAGACACCATACATATAGAGCTATTACCATGATCCGTGGATCCTTGGTAGTGATCATATTCCGCAAGACGTTGGCTCTGGACTGTGGTAACAATTCTGATAACTCAGCCTCAGTGACACTGATGAGCACAGACATCGACGGGATAGCATCAGCCTTTGATTCCGTTCATGATATATGGGCCTGCCCAATAGAGATAGCGCTTGGCTTGTGGCTGCTTGAGCGACATGTCGGAGTAGCCTGCATTGCCCCAGCCTTAACAGCTTTAG TATTCTTCCTTGCAAGTCTATATCTCGCCCGCTTCATGGGACGTGGACGTCGCGAGTGGAACCAGGCGGTTCAGAAGAGAATCACCCATACCTCCTCATTCCTCAGCCTGatgaaggaggtgaagatgCTGGGCTTGACAGACGCAGTATCTACACGTATACAGCGTCTCCGAGCCATTGAGCTTGATCTATCAAAGAAATTCCGTGTAATGACCGCTTGGACCAGTTTCCTGT CCCACGCAACTCCAGTGCTGTCACCAATACTCACTTTTGGGCTTTACGCCGTTGTCCAAGGAACCGGTATTGGGCAAAAATTAGATGTGGGTGCAGCATTTGGCTCGCTATCGCTGATATCCTTGCTTACTGAGCCGGCCTCTAACCTCTTCCACGCGATTCCTACTTTTGCTTCAGGCTTGGGCTGCTTTGAACGGATCCAGGAGTTCTTGCTAACCCAAGGCCTTGACTGCAACGATGCATCCAGTCTAGGTCCCATAGAAATTGCAGCCGTCTCAGACCAGTCTTCCATTGAAAGCCCCTCGGACACGTCCCGTGTAGCTTTATCTGCCACTGGGAAAGACACAGAAAAGGACCATCACGGGATACTGGTCGATCTCCAAAATGCGTCTTTTGGGGCAAAGGAAAACGGCAGAGCTATATTGTCTTGTATTAATCTGCAGATCAAGCAATCCAGTCTGACGGTTATAACAGGTAAGGTAGGATGTGGAAAGTCTACGTTGCTGAAGGGCATGCTCGGAGAGATACCATGTAGCCAAGGGCTGGTCCGGAGGTATTTCAAAGACGTGGCATACTGTGATCAAGTCCCGTGGTTACGCAACATAACAATCCGACAAAACATCATCGGCGACTCGAGCTATTCGTTCAATGAGAAACTCTACGACTCAGTTATCGAAGCATGTGCCTTGAAGACAGATTTCTCTCAGCTTCCTGAAGGCGATCAAACCATTGTTGGCTCTAACGGTGTGACCTTGAGTGGCGGCCAAAAGCAACGTATA ACGCTTGCGCGGGCTTTATATAGTGCAAAAAGGCTCATGGTTTTCGATAATGTCTTTAGTGGATTAGACTCTACTACGGCCAACCGTATCTTTGACAAGGTATTCAGCCCAGGGGGGTTGAAGGATATTCTTGGTATTACGGTGATTATTGTATCACACAGTG TACGTCATATACAGGCTGCAGACAGTGTGATTGTTATCGAAGACGGCATTCCGGTACATTGCGATACATTTGATGAACTCCAGAAAGGTTCCAATAGGTATATAGCCCAGTTGTTGGACCATGCAGAACAACCATGCACAGCGGAGCCATCCTCAGACCTGGAGCCAGTGAAGAAACCCATCCGTCCTCCAATGGATCATATTATTCGGCGAAACAAAGAAGTCGATGCTACACGACAATCTGGAGACACCGCAGTTTATGCGTATTACCTCCGGGCTGTTGGATGGCGAGACAgcatttttcttctcatacTAGGCGCTGTGAGCGTCTTTTGCGACAAATTTCCAA CGGTATGGCTAGAATGGTGGGTTCAAGATTCTCACACACGGTCTGGAAATAATGGTTTCTATTTTGGGATATACATCATGTTTGGGGTTTCAAGTCTCATCCTGGTGATTCTTACAGTTCG TCATATGTTTGTCCAGATTGTACCGAGCTCGTCCCAAAGGCTACACAGGCGTTTGCTAGACATAGTCATGAA AGCACCTTTGTCGTTGTCATTAGTGACCGATATAGGAGTCACGTTAAACAG ATTCAGTCAGGATATGACTCTGATCGATATGGCACTACCACCGGCAGTCTTTCTCACACTTATCG GTGTCTTGAACTGTATCGGAGGTGCTGTTATGGTCATCATTGGAGCAAAATATTTGGCAATCATGGTGCCAGTGGCACTAGTAATTCTCTACTGCCTGCAGAAGTTCTATTTGCGAACCTCCCGTCAGCTCCGGTTTCTGGATTTGGAGGCAAAGTCGCCGCTCTATACGCATTTTCTTGAAACCCTAAACGGACTGACAACCATCCGAGCGTTTGGCTGGGTATCAACCTTCGAGGAATCGAATATCGCATTGCTGGCCGAGTCTCAACGTCCGTACTATCTACTTTACTGTATTCAGCGATGGCTGAATCTAGTCCTTGATATATTTGTGGGCGCTCTAGCAGTTTTACTGCTCACTTTTGCAGTCACTCTGAGCGATATTACAAGCCCTGGTGCCCTCGGAGTTGCCATGATCAACCTGTTGAACTTCAACCAGGATCTGGCAAGTCTTATCGACTCCTGGACAAGGATGGAGACCTCGCTCGGGGCAATCTCTCGCCTGAGAGATCTCGAAAACAACACACCCCAGCCAATCCATAACAAACACTCCAACCAGTGGTCTTTCCAAAGATCCCTCGACTTCAAACAGGTGTCAGCATCGTACGG TCCGGAAAAGCCATTGGTCCTTTCAAATGTGTCACTACGTATTGAGCACGGCAAGACAGTCGCCATCTGTGGCCGGACAGGCAG TGGCAAATCCTCTCTACTCCTATGTCTTCTAGGACTTCTAGACCTCCGTTCCGGCTCAATCTGCATCGACGAAATAGACATCTCCACCATCTCCCCCGACCAAATCCATGACCGCGTGATAGTTATACCGCAGAATATGCCTCTGCTCCCCGGTTCAGTGCGCTTCAATCTTACCCCAAACAGTGATATCGATGGTGCAACGAGCCGCCAACCCGACGATATCATGATATCCGCCCTCACAGCAGTGGGTCTATGGGAGAACATCCAGGAAAAAGGCGGCCTTGACATAGTCGAGAGTGATCTTTCCCTGAGTTCAGGCCAGCAACAGCTATTCAGTTTCGCCCGAGCTCTTGTTCAGAAGACTCTAGTCGAGACTCGGTACGGCACACAGACTCACGGTGGGATCGTGGTGCTCGATGAAGCCAACAGTAACGTCGACATGGAGACTTCTTTGCTTATGCAGAATTTGATAAAGGAGGAATTCGCTGGCTGTGGATGGACTACTCTTGTTGTTACCCACCGTCGTGAGACTATGGATTTTGCGGATGAAGTTATCGTCCTTGATGCTGGGTGTGTTGGCGATCCTGTCAATGGTTAA
- a CDS encoding ribulose-phosphate 3-epimerase, which produces MSPPAIIAPSILSADFASLGSECSTKMAQGSDWLHVDIMDGHFVPNITFGAPVVTKIRSHVDRPTQPHGRGTFDCHMMIMEPHKWVKEFKNAGCDLYCFHYEAAVASVAATEPADSTTTRKTSPKELIRYIHEEGMQAGIAIKPDTPVDVLWEILESKDEKERPDMVLVMTVYPGFGGQKFMASELPKVQALRERYPNLNIEVDGGLGLGTVDQAAEAGANVIVAGSAVFGAQDPADVIAKLREAVNKRQKL; this is translated from the exons ATGTCCCCGCCAGCGATCATTGCCCCATCCATCCTGAGCGCGGATTTCGCGTCTCTGGGAAGCGAATGCTCGACGAAGATGGCCCAGGGATCAGACTGGCTCCATGTCGACATCATGGACGGTCACTTCGTCCCTAATATCACCTTCGGAGCTCCCGTGGTCACCAAGATCCGGTCTCACGTTGACCGTCCAACTCAGCCCCATGGCCGGGGCACCTTTGACTGTCATATGATGATCATGGAG CCACATAAATGGGTCAAGGAGTTCAAGAACGCCGGATGCGACCTCTACTGTTTCCACTACGAAGCCGCCGTGGCTTCCGTCGCAGCTACCGAGCCTGCCGACTCAACAACCACTCGCAAGACGAGCCCAAAGGAATTAATCCGTTATATCCACGAGGAGGGCATGCAAGCCGGTATTGCTATCAAGCCAGACACACCGGTCGACGTACTGTGGGAGATTCTCGAGAGCaaagacgagaaagaacGCCCAGAT ATGGTCCTCGTCATGACCGTGTACCCCGGCTTTGGTGGCCAGAAATTCATGGCCTCTGAGCTGCCCAAGGTCCAGGCTCTCCGTGAGCGATATCCTAATTTGAACATCGAGGTTGATGGCGGACTGGGGCTCGGGACGGTGGACCAGGCCGCTGAAGCAGGAGCCAATGTGATTGTCGCTGGTTCGGCAGTTTTTGGCGCCCAAGATCCTGCCGACGTCATCGCAAAGCTTCGCGAAGCTGTTAACAAACGCCAAAAGCTCTAA
- a CDS encoding putative cytochrome P450 benzoate 4-monooxygenase, whose amino-acid sequence MIAELLTPTGAAYVLTAAVFVYYILPYLQLWRLRDIPSPGFAAFSNLWLMLQYRKGNRFVTVDNAHKKYGKLVRIAPRHVSIADDEAIQAIYGHGNGFLKADFYDAFVSIRRGLFNTRDRAEHTRKRKTVSHTFSMKSIGQFEQYIHGNAELFVKQWNRIADTQSNPKTGYATIDALNWFNYLAFDIIGDLAFGAPFGMLEKGQDIAEMRKSPNDKPSYVQAVEVLNRRGEVSATLGACPSLIPWAKYIPDRFFRDGLEAVENLAGIAVARVNERLRPEVMANNTRVDLLARLMEGKDSNGNKLGREELTAEALTQLIAGSDTTSNTSCAILYWCLRTPGVIEKLHKVLDESIPKDVDVPVHAMVKDIPYLQWVIWETMRIHSTSAMGLPREIPAGNPPVTISGHTFYPGDVVSVPTYTIHRSKEIWGPDAEQFVPERWDPKRLTARQKAAFIPFSTGPRACVGRNVAEMELLVIVGTVFRLFDFEIQQDGPMETREGFLRKPLGLMVGMKRRSVAV is encoded by the exons ATGATTGCCGAGCTCCTGACGCCCACTGGCGCAGCGTATGTGCTGACCGCCGCCGTATTCGTCTACTATATCCTGCCGTACCTGCAGCTATGGCGCTTACGCGATATCCCGTCGCCCGGTTTCGCCGCCTTCTCTAACCTGTGGCTGATGCTGCAGTACCGGAAGGGCAACCGCTTCGTCACCGTCGACAACGCTCATAAGAAATATGGCAAACTCGTGCGCATTGCACCCAGACATGTCTCCATTGCCGACGACGAGGCTATTCAGGCGATCTACGGACACGGAAATGGTTTCCTTAAGGC TGACTTCTACGATGCCTTCGTCTCCATCCGCCGCGGTCTCTTCAACACTCGCGACCGTGCCGAACACACTCGTAAGCGCAAGACCGTCAGCCACACCTTCTCCATGAAATCCATCGGTCAATTCGAACAATACATCCACGGCAATGCTGAGCTCTTCGTGAAACAATGGAACCGTATCGCCGATACCCAAAGTAACCCCAAGACCGGCTATGCGACCATCGACGCCCTGAACTGGTTCAACTACCTCGCCTTCGATATCATCGGTGACCTCGCCTTCGGCGCCCCCTTCGGCATGCTCGAGAAGGGCCAGGATATCGCTGAAATGCGCAAGAGCCCGAACGACAAGCCCAGCTATGTGCAGGCCGTTGAGGTCCTGAACCGCCGTGGTGAAGTTTCTGCTACCCTGGGTGCCTGTCCCAGTCTCATTCCCTGGGCAAAATATATCCCCGATCGCTTCTTCAGAGATGGACTCGAGGCTGTGGAGAATCTGGCTGGTATTGCAGTTGCGCGGGTGAATGAACGTCTTCGCCCCGAGGTTATGGCTAACAACACTCGTGTGGATTTGCTGGCTCGTCTTATGGAGGGCAAGGATTCGAACGGAAACAAGCTCGGCCGCGAGGAACTTACGGCGGAGGCGCTCACGCAGCTGATTGCCGGTTCTGACACCACGAGTAACACCTCTTGTGCCATTTTGTACTGGTGTCTGCGCACTCCTGGGGTTATTGAGAAGCTGCACAAGGTGCTCGATGAGTCTATTCCCAAGGACGTAGATGTGCCCGTTCATGCAATGGTTAAGGATATCCCCTA tctcCAATGGGTCATCTGGGAAACAATGCGTATCCACAGCACTTCCGCTATGGGTCTCCCTCGTGAAATCCCCGCCGGTAACCCACCCGTCACTATCTCGGGCCACACCTTCTACCCTGGCGACGTCGTCTCTGTACCCACCTACACCATCCACCGCTCCAAGGAAATCTGGGGTCCCGATGCCGAGCAGTTCGTCCCCGAGCGCTGGGATCCCAAGCGTCTGACCGCCCGCCAGAAGGCCGCTTTCATCCCCTTCAGTACTGGACCCCGCGCTTGTGTCGGCCGGAACGTCGCGGAGATGGAGTTGCTCGTCATCGTTGGAACTGTCTTCCGGTTGTTTGACTTTGAAATCCAGCAGGATGGACCCATGGAGACGAGGGAGGGATTCCTCCGGAAGCCTTTGGGACTCATGGTTGgaatgaagaggagaagtgTTGCTGTTTAG
- a CDS encoding putative small nuclear ribonucleoprotein (U6 snRNA-associated Sm-like protein LSm2), with protein MLFFSFFKTLTNQTVIIELKNDIRIRGTLKSVDQYLNIKLDDVDVLDLDKYPHLSSVKNMFIRGSVVRYVVLPRSEVDVGLLEDATRREAANQAGKAR; from the exons atgctcttcttcag TTTCTTCAAGACCCTCACAAACCAGACCGTGATCATCGAGCTCAAAAATGACATTCGCATCCGCGGAACACTGAAATCCGTCGACCAATACCTCAACATCAAGCTCGACGATGTCGACGTCCTGGACCTGGACAAGTACCCTCACCTGTCATCCGTGAAGAACATGTTCATCCGTGGTAGCGTGGTTCGCTACGTTGTTTTACCCCGGTCGGAAGTGGATGTCGGGTTGCTGGAGGATGCCACAAGACGAG AGGCAGCCAACCAAGCCGGAAAAGCCCGGTGA
- a CDS encoding putative DNA repair protein Pso2/Snm1 — MAGSFSKKGSTPSKPSSRSKQPSSVKRNSSLLNFFQKADGPPQATSRQSRITQFATKVDRPTGSGHNSPSLRREDSSKSNGGGGLFLDERNGKKSASLDPSTPPRSRSRTPDDIWGEDDGSIVAPKEEEDRYNENGSAVKKRKVESESDSPRTEQVKDEASATTPAPAKSRQVSGPFIDESDSEEDLAAFGDFSDEPAMLKNAEAVKDAAGTDNDRKDDDRTSDVAVPPLVREATSHFEDNELANFDDLEEDEVRGEGGLLDQENDDEGPEETIFGFDDSNDSPAPEECEVDPGGGVAVCPICQIELVGLSDVDVSVHVNDCLDGKPAIVLPKPKTDTSAKALTRAELASIARPPQNDPYSSGTSKTSSAFSKLMAGNAEDTAWTAAAASEVKSKGKQAYQRTCPFYKIIPGFSICVDAFRYGAVEGCNAYFLSHYHSDHYIGLTASWRHGPIYCSKATGNLVRQQLKVDPRWVVDLEFEKTTEVPNTGVQVTLIEANHCPGSAIFLFEKAMGSGQSKRIQRVLHCGDFRASPTHVQHALLRPEIVDSVTGQKRQQRIDVCYLDTTYLSPKYSFPSQIDVIEACAELCASLDGGEDEGPAPWQSGKASKEGGGIMSKFFNSVTGSGKSQERSSRPQGRLLVVIGTYSIGKERICLAIARALKSKIYATAGKQRVCACLEDAELSSLLTDDPVEAQVHMQTLFEIRAETLADYLDSMKPHFTRVVGFRPTGWTYRPPTERMLDNPPVSTVLHSAHWKTPFTRRDLVPQRGSTRESVCFGVPYSEHSSFRELTMFCCALRIGRVIPTVNVGSRKSRERMKAWVERWEAEKRKSGLYRVEGDRW, encoded by the exons ATGGCTGGATCATTCTCGAAGAAAGGCTCGACGCCATCTAAACCGTCCTCCAGGTCCAAGCAACCAAGCTCTGTGAAGCGGAACAGCAGTCTCCTAAACTTTTTCCAGAAGGCGGACGGCCCGCCGCAAGCCACTTCTCGACAGTCTCGGATTACGCAATTTGCGACGAAAGTAGATCGACCGACAGGTAGTGGGCACAACAGTCCGTCTCTACGGCGGGAAGATAGCTCGAAGAGTAACGGTGGTGGCGGGTTGTTTTTGGATGAGCGGAATGGGAAGAAGTCGGCTTCGCTAGATCCTAGTACGCCCCCGCGGTCCCGGTCACGGACACCTGACGATATATGGGGTGAAGACGATGGGAGCATCGTGGCTCcgaaagaggaggaggacagATATAACGAGAATGGGTCAGCGGTCAAGAAGCGTAAGGTCGAGTCAGAGTCTGACTCTCCTCGGACGGAGCAGGTGAAGGATGAGGCCTCTGCAACAACGCCTGCTCCGGCCAAATCTCGACAGGTTAGCGGGCCGTTTATCGATGAGTCTGATAGCGAGGAAGATTTGGCGGCATTTGGGGATTTCAGTGACGAACCAGCCATGTTGAAAAATGCCGAAGCCGTGAAGGACGCAGCGGGGACTGATAATGACCggaaagatgatgatcgAACTTCCGATGTCGCCGTACCACCATTGGTAAGAGAAGCCACGAGCCATTTCGAAGATAATGAACTTGCGAATTTTGACGATCTagaagaggacgaggtcAGAGGGGAAGGAGGACTCTTAGATCAGGAAAACGACGACGAAGGACCCGAAGAGACGATATTTGGCTTTGACGACTCGAACGACTCGCCAGCTCCTGAGGAGTGCGAAGTGGATCCTGGCGGCGGCGTGGCAGTATGTCCAATTTGCCAGATTGAGTTGGTAGGCTTGAGTGACGTT GACGTGTCGGTGCATGTCAATGATTGCCTTGATGGGAAGCCTGCCATTGTTttgccgaagccgaagaccGACACATCGGCGAAGGCGCTGACGCGCGCAGAACTCGCTTCCATTGCGAGACCACCACAAAATGATCCATACTCCTCCGGCACATCTAAGACATCATCCGCTTTCTCGAAGCTTATGGCAGGTAACGCAGAAGATACAGCATGGACAGCCGCGGCCGCCAGTGAGGTTAAGTCTAAGGGCAAGCAGGCATATCAACGAACTTGCCCATTCTATAAGATTATTCCGGGATTCTCAATATGTGTGGACGCTTTTCGTTATGGAGCAGTCGAAGGATGCAATGCCTACTTTTTAAGCCATTACCATAGTGACCATTACATAGGCCTCACGGCCTCTTGGCGCCATGGACCCATATACTGCAGCAAAGCTACTGGCAACTTAGTCCGCCAACAGCTCAAGGTGGACCCGCGTTGGGTGGTGGATTTGGAATTCGAGAAAACTACAGAGGTCCCCAATACTGGCGTTCAAGTGACTTTGATCGAGGCCAATCACTGCCCCGGAAGCgccatttttctctttgagaaGGCCATGGGGTCTGGCCAGTCCAAAAGGATCCAACGGGTTCTCCATTGTGGCGATTTCCGCGCATCTCCCACCCATGTGCAACACGCCCTTCTTCGCCCCGAGATAGTGGACTCCGTCACGGGCCAGAAACGGCAGCAAAGGATTGACGTTTGCTACTTGGACACTACTTATCTCAGCCCTAAGTATTCCTTTCCTAGTCAAATCGATGTCATCGAAGCCTGCGCGGAACTCTGTGCTAGCCTTGACGGAGGTGAGGATGAGGGTCCTGCGCCGTGGCAGTCAGGGAAGGCGAGTAAAGAAGGCGGGGGCATCATGAGTAAATTTTTCAACTCTGTAACGGGTTCGGGCAAGTCACAGGAGCGATCCTCTCGCCCGCAAGGCCGATTATTGGTCGTCATTGGCACGTATAGTATCGGTAAAGAGCGCATATGTCTAGCCATTGCCCGAGCCTTGAAGAGCAAGATTTATGCCACTGCGGGCAAGCAACGTGTGTGCGCCTGTCTGGAGGATGCCGAGCTTTCTTCGTTGTTGACGGACGACCCCGTGGAGGCTCAAGTGCATATGCAGACGCTGTTCGAGATCCGCGCTGAGACGTTGGCCGACTACCTGGATTCGATGAAGCCGCACTTCACTCGTGTGGTGGGATTCCGTCCGACAGGATGGACATACCGACCACCCACAGAGAGGATGTTGGACAACCCACCCGTCTCGACGGTGCTACATTCTGCTCATTGGAAGACACCTTTCACGAGACGCGACCTGGTGCCCCAACGCGGAAGTACGCGTGAAAGCGTGTGCTTTGGAGTGCCGTACAGCGAACATAGTTCGTTTCGAGAATTGACAATGTTCTGTTGTGCACTCCGGATCGGACGGGTGATCCCTACGGTAAACGTCGGTAGCCGGAAAAGTCGGGAGCGAATGAAGGCATGGGTCGAGCGATGggaggcggagaagaggaagagtggATTGTATCGGGTGGAAGGGGACCGGTGGTAG